The Natrinema salifodinae genome includes a window with the following:
- a CDS encoding molybdopterin-dependent oxidoreductase: MSGAGDPVTIDLDRRSFMKASALAGGLFLGGGVTGHVLSQEEEGEEGVVDDAETSKVICNYCAVGCGFKAVKDGDSFVAQEPWFENPINNGSLCSKGAGILETEHSPKRLKHPMQKVDGEWQKLTWDEAYSEIADTWEETIEEYSRESVMLLGSAHHANEEAYAIRKLAALMGTNNVDHQARICHSPTVTGLANTWGFGAMTNTINDYRNFDLLIILGQNPAESHPIAMQHILEGQARGGTIVSIDPRYTKTSAHADYYYRLRPGTDVALVFGLLNYVREQDGLDDTFLEERVMGWPDAETELDRYDLDTVSDITWIDQADLEEIGDLIIENVPHIQVEWAMGGTQHNNGTQNIRAYALFSLATGSAARSGGGLQVMRGHANVQGATDLGVDASILPGYYGVDSPGSWEHWADVWDQSPWTSGSTSFEELYNKFEMMPEDMWGGMETPAEVESQGAGVDVEEEEESQGGEGEESGGGQGDEEQGQDQEGDNEEEGLDQEAPIDVEERSMMFQIGLTVARWYEAALGQEDRLLQSNLYQPEPLKMAFFWGHSANSISEMDRMKRAMESLDLMVVVDVFPSVAGTLPDDANVILLPASSQYEHVRTVTNSHRSVQWSERASPPAHNSRPDLRIMQELAHHLGFGDHFDWGSGPEIHNGQSSYEDALREINLGTRSIGYQQSPEKLQQHKEYDWAFNTDNLRADTNGLPVDGDYWMLPWPYWGDDHPGSPIIWTKEADPREGGHDFRENWGVRAPNPDEWEQLDIDKEYPLQETVNQEGEDGLDLIADSFEAPWWDGQQVNGVPSYPNYATMLPDDPANASTQTLPVEYALDESESVYTAAQALNEEYGDEVDIDASAYEEYDYAQPDPPTGRGKARAVVWNFLDTVPVHREPVESPRPDLVEEWPANGEQTNFWRLDQNNASVQQRATEAVHTELGSDSENGRTVILTSGRQVEHQGGGAETRNNEYTADRQPHMYAEISPALAEELDVVGGDDHVVVTSADKGSILVKANVTNRVNEEEIFLPYHWGGVFHGEDRSPNWPEGTEPLAIGESANIITPSGFDAETQMQETKSGVVHVQKATQSVVDDLDMEFIDYPQDEVGLGAQKQYDVRDWDMFEGGATQ, encoded by the coding sequence ATGAGCGGAGCCGGCGACCCGGTCACGATCGACCTCGACCGACGGTCGTTCATGAAAGCTAGCGCGCTCGCCGGCGGCCTGTTCCTCGGCGGCGGCGTGACCGGGCACGTTCTCAGTCAGGAGGAGGAGGGCGAGGAGGGCGTCGTCGACGACGCCGAGACGTCGAAGGTGATCTGTAACTACTGCGCCGTCGGCTGCGGCTTCAAGGCCGTCAAGGACGGCGACTCCTTCGTCGCCCAGGAGCCGTGGTTCGAGAACCCGATCAACAACGGCTCGCTGTGCTCGAAGGGCGCCGGGATTCTCGAGACGGAACACTCGCCCAAGCGGCTCAAACATCCGATGCAGAAGGTCGACGGCGAGTGGCAGAAGCTCACCTGGGACGAGGCCTACAGCGAGATCGCCGACACGTGGGAAGAGACGATCGAGGAGTACAGCCGCGAGAGCGTCATGCTGTTGGGCAGCGCTCACCACGCCAACGAGGAGGCCTACGCCATCCGCAAGCTCGCGGCCTTGATGGGCACTAACAATGTCGACCACCAGGCGCGGATCTGTCACTCCCCGACGGTCACGGGCCTGGCCAACACCTGGGGCTTCGGCGCGATGACGAACACGATCAACGACTACCGCAACTTCGATCTGCTCATCATCCTCGGCCAGAACCCCGCCGAGTCCCACCCGATCGCGATGCAGCACATCCTGGAGGGCCAGGCTCGCGGCGGGACGATCGTCTCGATCGATCCGCGCTACACGAAGACGTCGGCCCACGCCGACTACTACTATCGGCTGCGGCCGGGGACGGACGTAGCGCTGGTCTTCGGGTTGCTCAACTACGTCCGCGAGCAGGACGGACTCGACGACACCTTCCTCGAGGAGCGGGTGATGGGCTGGCCCGACGCCGAGACCGAACTCGACCGGTACGACCTCGACACGGTCTCGGATATCACCTGGATCGATCAGGCGGACCTCGAGGAGATCGGCGACCTAATCATCGAGAACGTCCCTCACATCCAGGTCGAGTGGGCGATGGGCGGGACCCAGCACAACAACGGGACCCAGAACATCCGCGCCTACGCGCTGTTTAGCCTGGCAACCGGGAGCGCGGCTCGCTCGGGCGGCGGCCTGCAGGTTATGCGCGGGCACGCGAACGTCCAAGGGGCGACCGACCTCGGCGTCGACGCGAGCATCCTGCCGGGCTACTACGGCGTCGACTCGCCTGGCTCGTGGGAACACTGGGCCGACGTCTGGGATCAGAGCCCCTGGACCAGCGGCAGCACATCGTTCGAGGAGCTGTACAACAAGTTCGAGATGATGCCGGAGGACATGTGGGGCGGCATGGAGACACCGGCTGAGGTCGAGTCGCAGGGGGCGGGCGTCGACGTCGAGGAGGAAGAAGAGAGCCAAGGGGGCGAAGGAGAGGAGAGCGGAGGGGGCCAGGGAGACGAGGAGCAGGGCCAAGACCAGGAAGGAGACAACGAAGAGGAGGGCCTGGACCAGGAGGCCCCGATCGACGTCGAGGAGCGGTCGATGATGTTCCAGATCGGGCTGACCGTCGCCCGCTGGTACGAGGCGGCCCTCGGGCAGGAGGATCGCCTGCTCCAGTCGAACCTCTACCAGCCCGAGCCGCTGAAGATGGCGTTCTTCTGGGGTCACTCGGCGAACTCCATCAGCGAGATGGACCGGATGAAACGGGCGATGGAGTCGCTCGACCTCATGGTCGTCGTCGACGTCTTCCCGTCGGTCGCCGGGACGCTGCCCGACGACGCGAACGTCATCCTGCTGCCGGCCTCGAGCCAGTACGAGCACGTCCGGACGGTGACGAACTCCCACCGCTCGGTCCAGTGGAGCGAGCGGGCCTCGCCGCCGGCGCACAACTCGCGGCCCGACCTCCGGATCATGCAGGAGCTGGCCCACCACCTCGGGTTCGGCGACCACTTCGACTGGGGAAGCGGCCCCGAGATCCACAACGGCCAGAGCTCCTACGAGGACGCGCTCCGGGAAATCAACCTCGGGACCCGCTCGATCGGGTACCAGCAGTCCCCCGAGAAGCTCCAGCAACACAAGGAGTACGACTGGGCCTTCAACACGGACAACCTGCGGGCGGACACCAACGGGCTGCCGGTCGACGGCGACTACTGGATGCTCCCCTGGCCCTACTGGGGCGACGACCATCCCGGGTCGCCGATCATCTGGACGAAGGAGGCCGATCCCCGCGAGGGCGGTCACGACTTCCGTGAAAACTGGGGCGTCAGGGCCCCGAACCCCGACGAGTGGGAGCAGTTGGATATCGACAAGGAGTACCCGCTCCAGGAGACCGTCAATCAGGAGGGCGAGGATGGCCTCGACCTGATTGCCGACTCCTTCGAAGCGCCGTGGTGGGACGGCCAGCAGGTCAACGGCGTCCCGTCGTATCCGAACTACGCGACGATGCTGCCGGACGATCCGGCGAACGCGTCGACTCAGACGCTGCCCGTCGAGTACGCGCTCGACGAGTCGGAATCGGTCTACACCGCGGCCCAGGCGCTTAACGAGGAGTACGGCGACGAGGTCGACATCGATGCCTCGGCCTACGAGGAGTACGACTACGCCCAACCCGATCCGCCGACGGGTCGCGGGAAGGCCCGCGCGGTCGTCTGGAACTTCCTCGATACGGTGCCCGTCCACCGGGAACCGGTCGAGAGTCCGCGGCCCGACCTCGTCGAGGAGTGGCCGGCAAACGGCGAACAGACCAACTTCTGGCGGCTCGACCAGAACAACGCCTCGGTCCAGCAGCGAGCCACGGAGGCCGTCCACACCGAACTCGGTAGCGATTCCGAGAACGGACGGACGGTGATCCTGACCTCCGGTCGTCAGGTCGAACATCAGGGCGGCGGCGCCGAGACGCGGAACAACGAGTACACCGCCGACCGCCAGCCCCACATGTACGCGGAGATCAGCCCCGCGCTCGCCGAGGAACTGGACGTCGTGGGCGGCGACGATCACGTCGTCGTCACCTCGGCAGATAAGGGGTCGATCCTGGTGAAGGCCAATGTGACGAACCGGGTTAACGAGGAGGAGATCTTCCTCCCCTACCACTGGGGCGGCGTCTTCCACGGCGAGGACAGGAGCCCCAACTGGCCCGAGGGGACCGAACCGCTGGCGATCGGCGAGAGCGCGAACATCATCACGCCGAGCGGCTTCGACGCCGAGACGCAGATGCAGGAGACCAAATCGGGCGTCGTCCACGTCCAGAAGGCCACGCAGTCGGTCGTCGATGACCTCGACATGGAGTTCATCGACTACCCGCAGGACGAGGTCGGGCTCGGCGCACAGAAACAGTACGACGTCCGCGACTGGGACATGTTCGAGGGAGGTGCAACACAGTGA
- a CDS encoding TorD/DmsD family molecular chaperone, whose translation MSVNQRALYDARTELVNFLIDAFVDVPDEAFVETLLSEDVMLPEDSVSEDLDRGFAALEAFIEENRHRDVADVQADLEREFTRLFVGPRPPILPHETYYRDDTDFRGEGLAEVEASYGAAGWSPPEDYPEENDYVAVELAFLRNLIRRQRAGYEETFGYQRVFHEEHLSEWIDDLAADVHERTDERFYAAVAALLEGYIAFEEEISVQMA comes from the coding sequence ATGAGTGTCAACCAACGAGCGCTGTACGACGCCCGAACCGAGTTAGTGAATTTCCTGATCGACGCGTTCGTCGACGTCCCCGACGAGGCGTTCGTCGAGACGCTGCTCTCCGAGGACGTGATGCTCCCCGAAGACAGCGTCAGCGAGGACCTCGATCGGGGGTTCGCAGCGCTCGAAGCGTTCATCGAAGAGAACCGCCACCGCGACGTCGCCGACGTTCAGGCCGACCTGGAACGCGAGTTCACGCGGCTGTTCGTCGGTCCGCGGCCGCCGATCCTCCCCCACGAGACCTACTACCGCGATGACACCGACTTCCGCGGCGAGGGCCTGGCGGAGGTCGAAGCCAGCTATGGCGCGGCGGGGTGGTCGCCGCCCGAGGACTACCCCGAGGAGAACGACTACGTCGCCGTCGAACTGGCCTTTCTCCGGAACCTGATCCGCCGACAGCGAGCGGGGTACGAGGAGACGTTCGGCTACCAGCGGGTGTTCCACGAGGAGCACCTCTCCGAGTGGATCGACGACCTGGCCGCGGACGTCCACGAGCGTACCGACGAGCGCTTCTACGCGGCCGTCGCGGCGCTGCTCGAAGGGTACATCGCGTTCGAGGAGGAAATCTCGGTGCAGATGGCCTGA
- a CDS encoding zinc-dependent alcohol dehydrogenase family protein, giving the protein MRAAVIEEHGEPLAITDVEYPEPEPDQVVVETKACGICRSDWHAWQGDWSWIGAGVPEGQILGHEPAGVVAAVGEDVETLAAGDRVAVPFHLGDGNCAHCREGRANNCETVLPLGLSEYAPGAFAEAFPVREADFNCVKLPDEVDFAEMAGLGCRFMTAYHALADRADLRPGDWVAVHGCGGVGLSAIHIARALGAHPIAIDVLDSKLERAEELGAVETINGADVDNAPREVKAITDGGADVSIDALGIAETCQNSVTSLGTRGSHVQVGLTTGEEAGQINLPVDVMTMQEIDFHGSFGMPLVRYEELFSLIAQGTLEPSKIIGETLSLEDAPETLAAMDDYETVGIPVITEF; this is encoded by the coding sequence ATGCGAGCAGCCGTCATCGAAGAACACGGAGAACCGCTTGCGATCACGGACGTCGAGTACCCGGAACCGGAACCGGACCAGGTCGTCGTCGAGACGAAGGCCTGTGGCATCTGTCGCAGCGATTGGCACGCCTGGCAGGGCGATTGGAGCTGGATCGGTGCGGGCGTCCCGGAGGGGCAGATCCTCGGCCACGAGCCCGCGGGCGTCGTCGCCGCGGTCGGCGAGGACGTCGAAACGCTCGCGGCGGGCGACCGCGTGGCGGTGCCGTTCCACCTCGGCGACGGGAACTGCGCCCACTGCCGCGAGGGGCGGGCGAACAACTGCGAGACGGTGCTCCCGCTCGGACTCTCGGAGTACGCGCCGGGGGCGTTCGCGGAGGCATTTCCCGTCCGGGAAGCCGACTTCAACTGCGTAAAACTCCCCGACGAGGTCGACTTCGCCGAGATGGCCGGCCTGGGCTGTCGGTTCATGACGGCCTATCACGCGCTGGCCGATCGGGCCGACCTCCGGCCAGGCGACTGGGTCGCGGTCCACGGCTGCGGCGGCGTCGGGCTCTCGGCGATCCACATCGCTCGGGCGCTTGGCGCGCATCCGATCGCGATCGACGTCCTCGACAGCAAACTCGAGCGGGCCGAGGAGTTGGGCGCCGTCGAGACGATCAACGGCGCCGACGTCGACAACGCCCCGCGGGAAGTCAAAGCGATCACCGACGGCGGGGCCGACGTCTCGATCGACGCGCTGGGCATCGCCGAGACCTGCCAGAACTCGGTTACCAGCCTCGGTACCCGCGGCAGTCACGTCCAGGTCGGGCTCACCACCGGCGAGGAGGCGGGCCAGATCAACCTCCCCGTCGACGTCATGACGATGCAGGAGATCGACTTCCACGGCTCGTTCGGCATGCCGCTGGTCCGCTACGAGGAACTGTTTTCCCTGATCGCCCAGGGGACCCTCGAGCCGAGTAAGATCATCGGCGAGACGCTGTCGCTCGAGGACGCGCCGGAGACCCTGGCCGCGATGGACGACTACGAGACGGTCGG
- a CDS encoding hydrogenase iron-sulfur subunit: MKVGSFVCSCADTCDIDLEGVREGIADVDVAASSSLLCEDGLPAMEQVIDEYDLDQLIVTCPESRVQRKLERVAEQQGLHPDAVEFVDQREGAGWVHDEADATAKTARLVTARRAGLETEPVSRSVSRAAGERVAVVADPETAAALADDADVTLIADGEEYVDAAPALDEVTIERGRVVGVDGRFGDFSVRLESRVTEDCVSCMQCVREGPDGAVTRYPVDVDPEAPDGDWTDVCPTDAIDLDGTERTLEFDQVVYPAASSAARGGRIGFYTAPIDAATISAVKDLLGGIEKPDHLDLEMDVCAAGDSSQPGCNECVEACPHDAVERARIDEVEFHKEACQNCGACTSACPTGATRLREPSNERLAREVEALLRPTGEEGGWLLNRSGSDLDTAVVAFVCSEDADDALAEYGRLAAAGKADIEYPPILPVRVNCTDTVGEAHAMHALAAGADGVAIVGCGGDCRHSGPEPKADLVDRLDRATADLGLGERVAFVAPDPDAPAAFAEELSSFTAALDDSPVPVGEHEATGGIDDPERENPPFDSHGWTLESVRAILEHVEPDRDVIRGLKDFGRMEVADGCTLTPTCSNLCPTDAIRRNEADAVLEFNHERCVNCGLCEEGCVEDVITMRDGLDLSLLPENRDVEDDENEAAGDGTDPAWTEVFDGEMRECRNCGKPFTSEGTARKIQAEVGDVVAGIAPSARGSVFEYCGDCRAQLLHRGE, from the coding sequence ATGAAGGTCGGGAGCTTCGTCTGCTCGTGCGCCGACACCTGCGACATCGATCTGGAGGGCGTCCGCGAGGGCATCGCCGACGTCGACGTCGCGGCCAGTTCGAGCCTGCTCTGCGAGGACGGCCTCCCCGCGATGGAGCAGGTGATCGACGAGTACGACCTCGACCAGTTGATCGTCACGTGCCCCGAGTCGCGGGTCCAGCGAAAGCTCGAACGGGTCGCCGAACAGCAGGGGCTTCACCCCGACGCCGTCGAGTTCGTCGACCAGCGAGAGGGCGCCGGCTGGGTCCACGACGAAGCCGACGCCACGGCCAAGACCGCTCGCTTGGTCACCGCCAGGCGCGCCGGTCTCGAGACCGAACCGGTCTCCCGATCGGTCTCGCGGGCGGCCGGCGAGCGCGTCGCGGTCGTGGCCGATCCGGAGACCGCGGCGGCGCTGGCCGACGATGCGGACGTGACCCTGATCGCCGACGGCGAGGAGTACGTCGACGCGGCGCCGGCCCTCGACGAGGTGACGATCGAACGCGGCCGCGTGGTCGGCGTCGACGGCCGGTTCGGCGACTTTTCCGTCCGCCTCGAGTCCCGCGTCACGGAGGACTGCGTGTCCTGCATGCAGTGCGTCCGCGAGGGCCCGGACGGCGCGGTGACGCGCTACCCGGTCGACGTCGACCCCGAGGCTCCCGACGGCGACTGGACCGACGTCTGTCCCACCGACGCGATCGACCTCGACGGGACCGAGCGCACGCTCGAGTTCGACCAGGTCGTCTACCCCGCGGCCTCCAGCGCGGCCCGCGGCGGGCGGATCGGCTTCTACACCGCGCCGATCGACGCGGCGACGATCTCGGCGGTGAAAGACCTGCTCGGCGGAATCGAGAAACCCGACCACCTCGACCTCGAGATGGACGTCTGTGCGGCCGGCGACTCGAGCCAGCCCGGCTGTAACGAGTGCGTCGAGGCCTGCCCCCACGACGCCGTCGAGCGCGCGCGGATCGACGAGGTCGAGTTCCACAAGGAGGCCTGCCAGAACTGCGGCGCCTGCACAAGCGCCTGCCCCACGGGCGCGACGCGGCTCCGCGAACCCTCGAACGAGCGCCTCGCCCGCGAGGTCGAGGCCCTGCTCCGACCGACCGGCGAGGAGGGCGGCTGGCTCCTGAACCGTTCGGGCTCGGACCTCGATACGGCCGTCGTCGCCTTCGTCTGCTCCGAAGACGCCGACGACGCGCTGGCCGAGTACGGTCGCCTGGCCGCCGCGGGGAAGGCCGATATCGAGTACCCGCCGATCCTCCCCGTGCGCGTCAACTGTACCGATACCGTCGGCGAGGCCCACGCGATGCACGCGCTGGCGGCCGGCGCCGACGGCGTCGCGATCGTCGGTTGCGGCGGCGACTGCCGCCACTCCGGGCCGGAGCCGAAGGCCGACCTGGTCGACCGGCTCGATCGCGCGACCGCGGACCTGGGACTCGGCGAGCGGGTCGCGTTCGTCGCGCCCGATCCCGACGCGCCCGCAGCGTTCGCCGAGGAACTCTCGTCGTTCACCGCCGCTCTCGACGACTCGCCGGTTCCGGTCGGCGAACACGAGGCCACCGGCGGGATCGACGACCCCGAGCGCGAGAACCCGCCGTTCGACAGCCACGGTTGGACGCTCGAGAGCGTCCGCGCGATCCTCGAGCACGTCGAGCCCGACCGCGACGTGATCCGCGGGCTGAAGGACTTCGGCCGCATGGAGGTCGCCGACGGCTGTACGCTCACGCCGACATGTTCGAACCTCTGTCCGACCGACGCCATCCGCCGGAACGAGGCCGACGCCGTCCTCGAGTTCAACCACGAGCGGTGCGTGAACTGCGGGCTCTGCGAGGAGGGCTGCGTCGAGGACGTCATCACGATGCGCGACGGCCTCGACCTGTCGCTGCTGCCGGAGAACCGCGACGTCGAAGACGACGAGAACGAGGCCGCGGGCGACGGCACCGATCCCGCCTGGACCGAGGTCTTCGACGGCGAAATGCGCGAGTGTCGCAACTGCGGGAAGCCGTTCACGAGCGAGGGGACCGCGCGGAAGATCCAGGCGGAGGTCGGCGACGTCGTCGCTGGCATCGCGCCGAGTGCCCGCGGCAGCGTCTTCGAGTACTGCGGCGACTGCCGCGCGCAACTGCTCCACCGAGGTGAGTAA
- a CDS encoding 4Fe-4S dicluster domain-containing protein, protein MSQGVMSTGEGMRIFPDVEACIDCGGCVVACKRTWDREIQNQRIDITTMAEGSAGPQGENANKTDRLEAGERPGETSLPMQCYHCENAPCVSVCPTNALQKEDDGFVSVSEDLCVGCQYCLSGCPFGAPQFPDSNDGAAQIFGTGGIMDKCTGCRERQEAQKGPACAEECATDAILVGGAGEIADELEKRDSGPFFNDEAMAVIFGAEDAQLFQ, encoded by the coding sequence ATGAGCCAGGGCGTGATGAGCACCGGCGAGGGGATGCGGATCTTCCCCGACGTCGAGGCCTGTATCGACTGCGGCGGCTGCGTCGTCGCCTGCAAACGCACCTGGGACCGCGAAATTCAAAATCAGCGTATCGACATCACGACGATGGCCGAGGGGTCGGCCGGCCCGCAGGGCGAAAACGCCAACAAGACCGATCGATTGGAGGCCGGCGAACGACCTGGCGAGACGAGCCTGCCGATGCAGTGTTACCACTGCGAGAACGCACCCTGCGTGTCGGTCTGTCCGACCAACGCCTTACAGAAGGAAGACGACGGGTTCGTGTCGGTCAGTGAGGATCTCTGCGTCGGCTGCCAGTACTGCCTGTCGGGCTGTCCGTTCGGCGCGCCGCAGTTCCCGGACAGCAACGACGGCGCGGCCCAGATCTTCGGCACCGGCGGCATCATGGACAAGTGTACCGGCTGTCGCGAGCGCCAAGAAGCCCAGAAGGGACCGGCCTGCGCCGAAGAGTGCGCCACCGACGCGATCCTGGTCGGAGGCGCCGGCGAGATCGCCGACGAACTCGAGAAGCGAGACAGCGGCCCGTTCTTCAACGACGAGGCCATGGCGGTCATCTTCGGGGCGGAGGACGCCCAGCTATTCCAGTGA
- a CDS encoding cytochrome b/b6 domain-containing protein, whose protein sequence is MTNLDHGKFSRVTTTFHSLLALTVFFLFFTGYAIAFNTELWWMVELMGGNRGVLAVHRFAGFSLILLTGFWVTFMLLRSASRANFREVLPDLRTDLAAFIQDVKFALGRTDERHPAARQFAGYKAEEVPLISYVGKGVIWIFTVELLLLMLSGLLIWRKTWLIDFYNSQSVVMAFVAFHGLLGVIMLMGVMFHTFEHGFHPAFYPVEMKAFLPKDRTPNFHDDPDEYETTGIDRLRLRPSWRWATNLMGVLVVVGIVSVMMASLSYGGYPVPDRLQFNEGSVLRTIGVNIGMLVLLVGLMLSVYGNVLRARYLRRRRTEPAEDVERAPATADGGDRDGGTQTSTDGGPRPPADRSTDTDRPDGTADSGD, encoded by the coding sequence ATGACCAACCTCGATCACGGGAAGTTCTCCCGCGTAACTACCACGTTCCACTCGCTGCTGGCGCTGACGGTGTTCTTCCTGTTCTTTACGGGGTACGCCATCGCCTTCAACACGGAGCTGTGGTGGATGGTCGAGCTGATGGGCGGCAATCGAGGCGTGCTCGCGGTCCACCGCTTCGCTGGGTTCTCGCTGATCCTGCTGACCGGGTTCTGGGTCACCTTCATGCTCCTTCGGTCGGCGAGCCGGGCCAACTTCCGCGAGGTGCTGCCGGACCTCCGGACAGACCTGGCGGCATTCATTCAAGACGTTAAGTTCGCGCTCGGGCGGACCGACGAGCGCCACCCGGCCGCCCGCCAATTCGCGGGCTACAAGGCCGAGGAGGTGCCGCTGATCTCCTACGTCGGGAAGGGCGTCATCTGGATCTTCACCGTGGAGTTGCTCCTCCTGATGCTCTCCGGGCTGCTCATCTGGCGCAAGACCTGGCTGATCGACTTCTACAACTCCCAGTCGGTCGTCATGGCCTTCGTCGCCTTCCACGGCCTGCTCGGGGTCATCATGCTGATGGGCGTGATGTTCCACACCTTCGAACACGGGTTCCACCCTGCGTTCTACCCGGTCGAGATGAAGGCGTTCCTGCCGAAGGATCGGACGCCGAACTTCCACGACGATCCGGACGAGTACGAAACCACCGGCATCGATCGGCTTCGCCTGCGCCCCTCCTGGCGGTGGGCGACCAACCTGATGGGCGTGCTGGTCGTCGTCGGCATCGTCAGCGTGATGATGGCCAGCCTCTCGTACGGCGGCTACCCGGTGCCCGACCGGTTGCAGTTCAACGAGGGCAGCGTCCTGCGCACCATCGGCGTCAACATCGGCATGCTGGTGTTGCTCGTCGGTCTCATGCTCTCGGTCTACGGGAACGTCCTCCGGGCGCGGTACCTGCGCCGACGTCGGACCGAACCGGCGGAAGACGTCGAGCGAGCGCCGGCGACCGCCGACGGCGGTGACCGCGACGGCGGAACCCAAACCAGCACCGACGGCGGCCCGCGACCGCCCGCCGATCGATCGACAGATACCGATCGGCCGGACGGCACCGCCGACTCCGGCGACTAA
- a CDS encoding sensor histidine kinase translates to MSHRSRYIHGLGVLFIAIAAVQSVVKVVNGGVPLEATIDFVLISLPGILFLYVGGWLSSTDLDPELYPRIAIWSLGGVSVMFVFLFLRAVHPGVAASFTFGERAIALALGSVAGLGIGIHEAQAITREREVNQRNEALKRTRRRLERRNRELSQTRDDLEAAVERLQESNERLDHFASIVSHDLREPLRMVTSYLGLIEDRYADDLDDDGEEFIEYAVDGAERMQTMIDDLLRYSRIETKGNPFEPVELDAVLDDVRQDIRVSADETDATITVESLPCVRGDESQLRQLFQNLLSNAIEYSGDDPPRIHVAADRTEATWVLSVRDHGIGIDPDDQDRIFELFQRLHAIDDSEGSGIGLAFCRRIVERHGGEIWVDSEPGNGSTFSFTLPDAVDAPVPADANPQH, encoded by the coding sequence ATGTCCCATCGTTCGCGGTACATCCACGGGCTGGGGGTCCTGTTCATCGCGATCGCGGCGGTCCAATCGGTCGTCAAAGTGGTCAACGGTGGGGTGCCTCTGGAAGCGACGATCGACTTCGTGTTGATCAGCCTTCCGGGGATTCTCTTTCTGTACGTCGGCGGCTGGTTGTCGAGCACGGACCTCGATCCCGAACTCTACCCCCGGATCGCGATCTGGAGCCTCGGCGGCGTCAGCGTGATGTTCGTCTTTCTTTTCTTGCGTGCGGTTCACCCCGGAGTCGCCGCCTCGTTCACGTTCGGAGAGCGCGCCATCGCGTTAGCGCTCGGGTCGGTCGCGGGCCTCGGAATCGGCATTCACGAAGCGCAGGCGATCACTCGAGAGCGGGAGGTCAATCAGCGAAACGAGGCGCTGAAGCGAACGCGGCGACGGCTCGAACGGCGGAATCGGGAGCTATCGCAGACGCGAGACGACCTCGAAGCCGCGGTAGAACGGTTACAGGAGTCCAACGAGCGATTGGATCACTTCGCTTCGATCGTCTCCCACGATTTACGGGAACCGCTCCGAATGGTGACGAGTTACCTGGGACTCATCGAGGACAGGTACGCCGACGACCTCGACGACGACGGCGAGGAATTCATCGAGTACGCCGTCGACGGGGCCGAGCGGATGCAGACGATGATCGACGACTTACTCCGGTACTCGCGGATCGAGACGAAGGGGAACCCGTTCGAACCGGTCGAGCTCGACGCCGTGCTCGACGACGTCCGCCAGGACATACGGGTCAGCGCGGACGAGACCGACGCGACGATCACGGTGGAGTCGCTCCCGTGCGTCCGCGGCGACGAGAGCCAACTGCGCCAGCTGTTTCAGAACTTACTGTCCAACGCGATCGAGTACAGCGGCGACGACCCGCCCCGAATTCACGTCGCCGCCGATCGAACCGAGGCGACGTGGGTCCTCTCGGTCCGCGACCACGGCATCGGGATCGATCCCGACGATCAAGACCGCATCTTCGAACTCTTCCAGCGCCTCCACGCGATCGACGACTCCGAGGGATCGGGAATCGGCCTGGCGTTCTGTCGCCGCATCGTCGAGCGACACGGCGGCGAGATCTGGGTCGACTCCGAGCCCGGTAACGGATCGACGTTCTCGTTTACGCTGCCGGACGCCGTCGACGCGCCGGTACCCGCCGACGCGAATCCGCAGCACTAG